Proteins encoded in a region of the Flammeovirga yaeyamensis genome:
- a CDS encoding DUF5916 domain-containing protein: MKLYFTILLLLPPFILFSQQSKEEKRHYTTAPRGDKNITIDGVFDDDAWDEVEWAADFTQRQPIDGAPPSQKTAFKVIYDDKYLYFAIRAFDTAPDSIVKRMSRRDGFEGDFVEVNIDSYHDLTNAFSFTVSVSGVIGDEAISLDGNNWDQSWDPIWWAKTTIDKEGWNAEMQIPLSQLRFTNNNHLTWGLQVTRRLFRNNERSYWQYIPRDAPGWVHNFGELTGLVGIKPQKQLEIAPYVLARNDRGPKEEGNPYKTGSEYGISAGVDGKIGITSDITFDFTVNPDFGQVEADPSQLNLSTFEIFLQERRPFFIEGRNTLSFAATRSRAGGSFSRDNLIYTRRIGKSPSYYPDTEEGQYLDQPKSVPILGAYKLTGKNKKGFAFGVMQNFTAKTSAEIDTNGEKSKKTVEPFTSYLVGRATQDINQGNSVVGVAFTSTNRNIQDDHLDYLHTNAYSGGIDFLHQWKDRTYYVQGNLMMSHVEGSTEAITNTQRSARHFFQRPDADWVNVDSTATSLTGTGGYLKFGRGGGSPVRYEVGGTWRSPKFEINDVGFMNHADLMDQWSRVSYQTLQPVGVFRNIEASLRQYLYFDYGGNITYLGFHGGIELQFQNFWRIETGGSIQRQRLDNFKLRGGPGFLNPNREVLWWNIGSDNRKKLSFYFGNEYGFTQFDAGQNFDAWFGMNYRPINAIELSINPWFSYNSDHLQYVTTEENGSGNNYILSRIEQHTTGVTIRANLILRPNLSIQYYAQPFASRGDYYDFKRVEQPKAKNYGDRFHQFTPDEISYNQNSEEYTVIDPQGGNYTFGKPDFDVVEFNSNLVLRWEYIPGCTFFAVWSQGRNGLQEPFREFSLNEIVDNVFSAPSNDVFMLKATYRFRK, encoded by the coding sequence TTGAAACTCTACTTCACTATACTCTTACTTTTACCTCCTTTTATTCTATTTAGCCAACAATCAAAAGAAGAGAAAAGACATTATACTACGGCTCCTCGAGGCGATAAAAACATTACAATTGATGGTGTTTTTGACGATGACGCATGGGATGAAGTCGAATGGGCTGCCGACTTTACACAGCGTCAACCAATAGATGGTGCTCCACCTTCTCAAAAAACTGCTTTTAAAGTTATATACGACGATAAATACCTCTATTTTGCCATCAGAGCATTTGATACTGCACCTGACAGTATTGTGAAAAGGATGTCAAGAAGAGATGGTTTTGAAGGCGACTTTGTGGAAGTTAACATTGATTCCTACCACGATCTTACTAACGCCTTCTCGTTTACGGTAAGTGTATCAGGCGTTATCGGAGATGAAGCAATTAGTCTTGATGGTAACAATTGGGACCAAAGTTGGGACCCTATATGGTGGGCAAAAACAACTATTGATAAAGAAGGATGGAATGCCGAAATGCAAATCCCTCTTTCTCAACTAAGATTCACAAACAACAACCACCTTACTTGGGGTTTACAGGTAACTAGAAGGCTTTTTAGAAACAACGAACGCTCCTATTGGCAATACATTCCTCGTGATGCTCCTGGATGGGTTCATAATTTTGGAGAGTTAACAGGTCTTGTGGGTATCAAGCCTCAAAAACAATTAGAGATTGCTCCTTATGTATTGGCAAGAAATGATAGAGGTCCGAAAGAAGAGGGCAACCCTTATAAGACAGGATCAGAATATGGCATCAGTGCTGGTGTGGATGGTAAAATAGGAATCACATCAGATATTACTTTTGATTTTACAGTCAACCCCGATTTTGGTCAGGTAGAAGCTGACCCTTCCCAACTCAACTTATCAACATTTGAAATTTTCCTTCAGGAACGTCGCCCCTTCTTTATTGAAGGTAGAAATACTTTGTCTTTTGCTGCTACAAGATCTAGGGCAGGCGGCAGCTTCTCAAGAGATAATTTGATATACACGAGAAGAATTGGTAAATCTCCAAGTTATTACCCTGACACAGAAGAAGGACAATATCTAGATCAGCCTAAATCAGTGCCTATTCTTGGTGCTTATAAGCTGACAGGAAAAAATAAAAAAGGATTCGCTTTTGGTGTGATGCAAAATTTCACAGCAAAAACTTCTGCTGAAATAGATACCAACGGGGAAAAATCAAAGAAAACGGTGGAACCTTTTACCAGCTATTTAGTTGGAAGAGCCACTCAAGATATAAATCAAGGAAACTCTGTAGTGGGAGTTGCTTTCACTTCAACCAATAGAAATATTCAAGATGATCACCTAGATTATTTACACACCAATGCCTATTCTGGTGGGATTGATTTTCTACATCAGTGGAAAGATAGAACCTACTATGTCCAAGGTAATTTGATGATGAGTCATGTAGAAGGTTCTACTGAAGCAATTACCAATACGCAACGATCTGCTCGTCACTTTTTCCAACGTCCTGACGCCGATTGGGTCAATGTCGATTCTACAGCTACTTCTTTAACAGGAACAGGTGGTTATCTAAAATTTGGTCGTGGAGGCGGTTCTCCTGTTCGATATGAAGTAGGCGGTACTTGGCGTTCTCCAAAATTTGAAATCAATGATGTTGGGTTTATGAATCATGCCGACTTGATGGATCAATGGTCTAGAGTGAGTTATCAGACACTACAACCCGTAGGTGTTTTTAGAAACATTGAGGCAAGCTTAAGACAATATCTATATTTTGATTACGGTGGGAACATCACTTATTTAGGTTTCCATGGAGGTATTGAGCTTCAATTTCAAAACTTCTGGAGAATTGAAACTGGTGGATCTATTCAAAGGCAACGTTTAGATAACTTCAAGTTAAGAGGTGGGCCTGGATTCTTAAATCCGAATAGAGAAGTATTATGGTGGAATATAGGTAGTGATAATCGTAAAAAATTATCTTTCTACTTTGGTAATGAATATGGTTTTACCCAATTCGATGCCGGTCAAAACTTTGATGCTTGGTTTGGTATGAACTACCGACCAATAAATGCTATTGAATTGTCCATAAACCCTTGGTTCTCCTATAACTCAGATCATTTACAGTATGTGACTACCGAAGAAAATGGAAGTGGAAATAATTATATACTCTCAAGAATTGAACAACATACTACAGGGGTGACTATTCGAGCGAACCTTATTTTACGACCTAATTTATCTATACAATATTATGCACAACCTTTTGCTTCAAGAGGCGACTACTACGATTTTAAACGTGTGGAACAGCCAAAAGCAAAAAATTATGGAGATCGTTTTCATCAGTTTACTCCAGATGAAATTTCGTATAATCAAAACTCAGAAGAGTATACAGTAATAGATCCGCAAGGCGGAAATTATACTTTTGGGAAACCAGATTTCGATGTTGTCGAATTCAACTCCAACTTAGTATTAAGATGGGAATACATTCCTGGCTGTACTTTCTTTGCGGTTTGGTCTCAGGGAAGAAATGGTTTGCAAGAACCGTTTAGGGAATTTTCTTTAAATGAAATCGTAGACAATGTTTTCAGTGCACCATCCAATGATGTGTTTATGTTGAAGGCGACGTATCGATTTAGGAAGTAG
- a CDS encoding alpha/beta fold hydrolase yields the protein MEGHQFYIELEEGKVEYLEFGQGDQLLICIHGFSDSAALFRHIAPAWIESHTVVSFSLPFHGGTEWIPSRFSSRNIHKIIMSILDKYQQERFTLLGYSMGGKISLYCTQKYFADKLDRLILCASDGLKTHILYDVSKLPRWFVESIKLLMRFPKLMFLLVGFSYRRGLLSKFLYDFFMNHFETKAQRRRFFGVATSSRFMKPDLSIVSKMINDRKIPVDMYFGERDEVIILDGAKDFASQIDNVRFHQLSKGHLLIDEDLCELMKEEKLKLNN from the coding sequence GTGGAAGGACATCAGTTTTATATCGAATTAGAAGAAGGAAAGGTAGAGTATCTAGAATTTGGGCAGGGTGATCAGCTACTCATTTGTATACATGGGTTTAGCGATAGTGCAGCTTTGTTCCGACACATTGCACCTGCTTGGATAGAATCACATACCGTTGTGTCTTTTTCTTTACCTTTTCATGGTGGAACTGAATGGATTCCTTCTCGATTTTCATCAAGGAACATCCATAAGATTATCATGTCTATTTTAGATAAATATCAACAAGAACGTTTTACATTGTTGGGATACAGTATGGGAGGGAAAATCAGCCTCTATTGTACACAAAAGTATTTTGCAGATAAGTTAGATCGTTTGATTTTATGTGCTTCCGATGGTCTAAAAACCCATATATTATACGATGTGTCGAAACTTCCAAGGTGGTTTGTAGAATCTATCAAGTTATTGATGCGTTTCCCTAAGTTGATGTTTCTTTTGGTGGGTTTTAGCTACAGACGAGGCTTGTTATCAAAGTTCTTGTATGACTTCTTCATGAATCATTTCGAAACAAAAGCACAAAGAAGACGCTTTTTTGGAGTCGCTACTTCCTCCCGGTTTATGAAACCTGATTTATCCATCGTATCAAAAATGATTAACGATAGAAAAATTCCAGTGGATATGTACTTCGGTGAAAGGGATGAAGTAATCATTCTTGACGGTGCCAAAGACTTCGCCAGCCAAATAGATAATGTGCGTTTTCATCAACTATCAAAAGGTCACTTATTAATTGATGAAGATTTGTGTGAGTTGATGAAAGAAGAGAAGTTGAAATTGAATAATTAA
- a CDS encoding ribose-phosphate pyrophosphokinase, with protein sequence MSSVKIFSASGTEYLASKIAHSYGKSLGDVVLQRFSDGEISTHFNESVRGCDVFIIQSTCPPADNLLELLLLIDAAKRASASTVTVLLPYFGYARQDRKDKPRVGIGAKLIANLLTASGATRVVTCELHADQIQGFFDIPVVHLQSSPIFVPYIESLGLENLTFASPDVGGAKRARSYAKHFKADIVMCDKHRERANEVASMQVIGDVEGKDVILIDDLVDTAGTLCNAAEIIMERGAKSVRAICTHGVLSGPAYDRVAASCLEELVVTDTLPVENREKINILSVAELFAKAIRKIQDHESISSLFI encoded by the coding sequence ATGTCTTCAGTTAAAATCTTCTCCGCATCCGGAACAGAATATCTAGCCAGTAAAATCGCTCACTCCTATGGTAAATCATTGGGTGACGTTGTTCTTCAACGATTTAGCGATGGCGAAATCTCAACTCACTTTAACGAATCTGTAAGAGGTTGTGATGTTTTCATCATTCAATCTACTTGTCCTCCTGCAGACAACCTACTTGAATTATTACTACTAATTGATGCAGCTAAAAGAGCTTCGGCTTCTACAGTAACGGTATTGTTACCTTACTTTGGTTACGCTCGTCAAGATAGAAAGGATAAGCCAAGAGTGGGTATTGGAGCAAAATTGATTGCTAATCTTTTAACTGCTTCAGGTGCAACTCGTGTGGTGACATGTGAACTTCACGCAGACCAAATTCAAGGATTCTTCGACATTCCAGTCGTTCACCTACAATCATCTCCTATTTTTGTTCCTTACATTGAAAGCCTAGGTTTAGAAAATCTTACTTTCGCTTCTCCAGACGTAGGAGGTGCTAAAAGAGCAAGATCTTATGCTAAACACTTCAAAGCTGATATCGTAATGTGTGATAAACACAGAGAGAGAGCTAACGAAGTAGCTTCTATGCAAGTAATTGGTGACGTAGAAGGTAAAGATGTAATTCTAATTGACGACCTTGTTGATACAGCAGGTACTTTATGTAACGCCGCTGAAATTATCATGGAAAGAGGCGCTAAATCTGTAAGAGCAATCTGTACACACGGTGTGCTTTCAGGTCCTGCTTATGATAGAGTAGCAGCATCTTGTCTTGAAGAATTGGTAGTAACGGATACTCTTCCTGTAGAAAACAGAGAGAAAATCAATATCCTTTCAGTTGCAGAGCTATTTGCTAAGGCAATTAGAAAAATCCAAGATCACGAATCAATTAGTTCTTTATTTATCTAA
- a CDS encoding 1-aminocyclopropane-1-carboxylate deaminase/D-cysteine desulfhydrase has translation MIKENTPIQEIQNPILDQNGVRLFIKRDDLTHPDVSGNKWRKLKYNLLQAKEEGYSTILTFGGAYSNHIHAFAAAGKLYGLKIIGMIRGEEHLPLNPTLSFAESQGMKLVYMDRTSFKNYRDHIPRLKEELGDFYVAPMGGSNALALKGVAELGEEINNSNQQFDVVCAAGGTGGTLAGLISSLDENMRVLGFPALKGGEFLYDDIRGFIKESGLKENVDWELITDYHFGGYAKKKPELIQFIEEFHQKHHVELERIYTGKMLYGVMDLIGKGYFSKGDRILCLHSGGLQINR, from the coding sequence GTGATAAAAGAAAACACTCCGATACAAGAAATTCAGAACCCCATTCTAGACCAGAATGGGGTTCGCCTTTTTATAAAGAGAGACGATTTAACTCATCCAGATGTATCGGGTAATAAGTGGAGGAAGTTAAAGTATAATCTGCTTCAGGCAAAAGAGGAGGGGTATTCTACTATACTTACTTTTGGTGGAGCCTATTCGAATCATATTCATGCCTTTGCGGCGGCAGGGAAATTATATGGATTGAAGATTATTGGGATGATAAGAGGAGAGGAGCATTTGCCTTTAAATCCAACATTAAGTTTTGCTGAAAGTCAGGGGATGAAGTTAGTGTATATGGATCGCACTTCATTTAAAAATTACAGAGATCATATACCAAGGTTGAAGGAAGAGTTGGGTGATTTTTATGTGGCACCTATGGGAGGATCAAATGCTTTAGCGTTAAAAGGTGTAGCAGAATTGGGTGAAGAGATCAATAATTCTAATCAACAATTTGATGTTGTATGTGCGGCAGGTGGAACAGGAGGTACATTGGCGGGATTAATTTCTTCTCTTGATGAAAATATGAGAGTTTTAGGATTCCCCGCACTAAAAGGAGGTGAATTTTTATATGATGATATTCGAGGCTTTATCAAAGAGTCGGGTTTGAAGGAAAATGTGGATTGGGAGTTAATTACTGATTATCATTTTGGAGGATATGCCAAGAAAAAGCCAGAACTGATTCAATTTATAGAGGAATTTCATCAAAAACATCACGTAGAGTTAGAGCGAATTTATACTGGTAAAATGCTTTATGGAGTGATGGATCTTATAGGTAAAGGATATTTTTCTAAAGGTGATCGAATACTATGTCTTCATTCTGGTGGATTACAGATTAATCGCTAA
- a CDS encoding 50S ribosomal protein L25/general stress protein Ctc: MKTVDIIGYKREDLGKKAAKDLRAEGMAPCVIYGGEEPIHFAVPMYLFKDIIYTPEVCFVNINIEGVEKKAILQDYQLHPISEVLLHVDFLELNDSKEIKMEVPVKFVGSSPGLLTGGKLVAKLRKIKVKALPANMPENVEVSIEGLELGKSVRVGAIEAKDYEILYNDSVTVGSIAIPRALRSAMDAAGDAE, from the coding sequence ATGAAAACTGTAGACATCATTGGTTACAAGCGTGAGGACTTGGGTAAGAAAGCCGCTAAAGATTTGAGAGCTGAAGGTATGGCTCCATGTGTAATTTACGGTGGCGAAGAGCCAATTCACTTTGCAGTACCAATGTACTTGTTCAAAGACATCATCTACACTCCAGAAGTATGTTTCGTAAACATCAACATTGAAGGTGTAGAGAAAAAAGCAATCTTACAAGATTACCAATTGCACCCAATTTCTGAAGTACTTCTTCACGTTGACTTCTTAGAATTGAACGATTCTAAAGAAATCAAAATGGAAGTTCCTGTGAAATTCGTAGGTTCTTCTCCAGGTTTATTAACTGGTGGTAAATTAGTTGCTAAACTTAGAAAAATCAAAGTTAAAGCACTTCCAGCTAACATGCCTGAGAACGTAGAAGTATCAATCGAAGGTTTAGAATTAGGTAAATCTGTACGTGTTGGTGCAATCGAAGCTAAGGATTACGAAATCCTTTACAACGACTCAGTTACAGTTGGTTCAATCGCTATTCCAAGAGCGCTTCGTTCAGCAATGGACGCAGCAGGCGACGCAGAATAG
- a CDS encoding M1 family metallopeptidase produces the protein MLFSSAALMQSCKTTQSVAQQDQTEVNPNLVDTPPEAIEEVEETPTEPVWVAKKGLYNAAYNQDFRLLHTQLKVSFDWEKQRLNGDAVLTLQPYFYSQKDVILDAKNFDLHKVELVDQKSKSLGDLDYSYDSLQIHIALDKEYTKDDIFYIHIKYTAKPNERETSGSEAITEDKGLYFINPHGDEIGKPQQIWTQGETSANSCWFPMFDHPNVKMKQDIYMTVQDKYVSLSNGKLVSQQKNADGTRTDHWRQELPHSVYLTMMAVGDFAIVKDEWRGKEVSYYVEPEYEKYARTIFGNTPEMMEYFSKRFDYPFPWDKYSQIIIRDFVSGAMENTSASTFMESVQVTDREKLDQDWDFIIAHELFHHWFGDLVTTESWANLPLNESWANYSEYLWREYKQGKDEADYNIQSELESYLYESESKQEPLIRYYYQNKEDMFDSHSYAKGGYILNLLRHTIGDDAFFEGASLYLKNNAFKPAEFAHLRLAFEEVTGQDLNWFFNQWFMNAGHPTFFIKDSFANGTVKLIVRQEQDPKYTPIYTIPTKVSFIWEDGKKEIRNITVSKDVETFQFSFDTAPAVVIFDPDHIIPGVFNHSKTANAYKVQAKYAEQVMHRVEAIDKLGESITADPSIIADIKPYLSDDFWGIREHAVDVFNDYQGTGDLTEVVKEIRTMAIKDKKSSVRANAINTLSTVDNEFIKTAKIALNDSSYEVIATSLYHSASIEGPSILAKAKEYEDAKNPNLVFVLSIIYTDLEVPEKLDWFDKKLAEMNDQYRQYMFRSMTGYVIKLKTDEEKMKAADIILKYATNKGSSKSTKIAAYQAVSPLMEVEGISQKVGKALENETNKEVIEELSQQGY, from the coding sequence ATGCTATTTAGTTCAGCTGCCCTCATGCAATCGTGTAAAACTACACAAAGTGTTGCCCAACAAGACCAAACAGAAGTAAACCCTAATTTAGTGGACACTCCTCCTGAAGCTATAGAGGAAGTGGAGGAAACACCAACAGAACCAGTTTGGGTAGCTAAAAAAGGACTTTATAATGCTGCGTACAATCAAGATTTTAGGTTATTACACACTCAATTAAAAGTAAGTTTCGATTGGGAAAAACAACGACTTAACGGAGATGCAGTACTTACTTTACAACCTTATTTTTATTCTCAAAAAGATGTAATTCTTGATGCTAAAAACTTCGACCTACATAAGGTGGAGTTGGTAGATCAAAAATCTAAAAGTTTAGGTGATTTAGACTATTCATATGATAGTCTTCAAATTCATATCGCTTTGGATAAAGAATATACTAAAGACGATATCTTCTATATCCATATCAAATATACTGCAAAGCCTAACGAAAGAGAGACTTCTGGTTCGGAGGCCATAACAGAAGACAAAGGTCTATACTTCATCAACCCACATGGTGATGAAATTGGTAAGCCTCAACAAATTTGGACGCAAGGAGAAACTTCTGCGAACTCTTGTTGGTTCCCAATGTTCGATCATCCAAATGTAAAGATGAAACAGGATATTTACATGACTGTTCAAGACAAGTATGTATCGCTTTCAAATGGTAAACTGGTTAGTCAGCAAAAAAATGCTGATGGAACTAGAACAGATCATTGGAGACAAGAATTACCTCACTCTGTTTATTTAACGATGATGGCCGTGGGTGATTTTGCCATTGTTAAAGACGAATGGAGAGGTAAAGAAGTGAGCTATTATGTTGAACCGGAATATGAAAAATATGCACGTACCATCTTTGGTAACACTCCTGAGATGATGGAATATTTTTCTAAACGTTTCGATTATCCTTTCCCATGGGATAAATACTCTCAAATTATTATCCGAGATTTCGTAAGTGGTGCAATGGAAAATACATCTGCTTCTACTTTTATGGAATCGGTTCAGGTAACTGATAGAGAAAAACTAGATCAGGATTGGGACTTTATTATTGCTCACGAACTTTTCCACCATTGGTTTGGTGATCTTGTCACTACAGAATCATGGGCTAACCTGCCACTAAACGAATCATGGGCCAATTACAGTGAGTACCTTTGGAGAGAGTACAAACAAGGAAAAGACGAGGCTGACTACAACATTCAATCTGAATTAGAAAGCTATTTATATGAATCAGAATCTAAACAAGAACCGTTAATTAGATACTACTATCAGAACAAAGAAGACATGTTCGATAGTCACTCTTACGCCAAAGGTGGTTACATTCTTAATTTACTAAGACATACTATTGGTGATGATGCATTCTTTGAAGGTGCTTCATTATATCTTAAAAATAACGCTTTTAAACCTGCTGAATTCGCACACCTTAGATTAGCATTCGAAGAAGTAACGGGTCAAGATTTGAATTGGTTCTTCAACCAATGGTTTATGAATGCTGGTCACCCAACGTTCTTTATCAAAGACTCTTTTGCTAACGGAACTGTAAAACTGATTGTTAGACAGGAACAAGATCCAAAATATACTCCAATCTATACGATTCCAACGAAAGTCAGCTTCATTTGGGAAGATGGTAAAAAGGAAATCAGAAACATCACTGTTAGTAAAGATGTAGAGACTTTCCAATTCTCTTTCGATACTGCCCCTGCAGTTGTTATTTTCGATCCTGACCATATTATTCCAGGTGTGTTCAACCATTCAAAAACAGCCAATGCTTATAAAGTTCAAGCTAAATATGCTGAACAAGTAATGCATAGAGTGGAAGCAATTGATAAATTAGGTGAGTCGATCACTGCTGATCCTTCGATCATTGCAGATATCAAACCTTATTTATCTGATGACTTCTGGGGAATAAGAGAACATGCCGTTGATGTATTTAATGACTACCAAGGTACAGGCGATCTTACAGAAGTTGTAAAAGAGATTAGAACGATGGCGATTAAAGACAAAAAATCGTCAGTTAGAGCCAATGCTATTAATACATTAAGTACGGTGGATAATGAGTTTATCAAAACGGCAAAAATTGCCCTTAACGATAGTTCTTATGAAGTAATTGCGACATCACTTTATCACTCGGCAAGCATTGAAGGCCCTAGCATTTTAGCCAAAGCTAAAGAGTATGAAGATGCGAAGAACCCTAACCTAGTTTTCGTTCTTTCCATCATTTATACTGATTTGGAAGTACCTGAAAAGCTTGATTGGTTTGATAAAAAATTAGCTGAAATGAACGATCAATACAGACAGTATATGTTCCGTTCGATGACCGGCTATGTGATCAAACTCAAGACAGATGAAGAGAAAATGAAAGCTGCTGATATTATCCTTAAATATGCTACGAATAAAGGAAGTAGTAAAAGCACTAAGATTGCCGCTTATCAAGCAGTCAGTCCTTTAATGGAAGTAGAAGGAATCAGTCAGAAAGTGGGTAAAGCGTTGGAAAACGAAACCAATAAAGAAGTGATTGAAGAGCTTTCTCAACAAGGATACTAA
- the hslV gene encoding ATP-dependent protease subunit HslV has translation MEKFRSTTVLAIKKDGKVALGADGQATFGNTVAKSNVKKVRTLMGGKILCGFAGSTADAFTLMERFQEKLSAYGETNMKRAAIELAKDWRTDRYLRKLEAMMIVADINDVLIISGTGDVIEPDHDIAAIGSGSMYAQSAALALKKHAPDLSAEEMVREGLSIAADICIYTNHNFVIESVKE, from the coding sequence ATGGAAAAATTTAGATCAACCACCGTCCTTGCGATCAAAAAAGATGGTAAAGTGGCATTGGGTGCAGATGGACAAGCAACTTTCGGAAATACTGTAGCAAAAAGTAATGTTAAGAAAGTAAGAACGCTAATGGGCGGTAAAATCCTTTGTGGTTTTGCGGGTTCAACAGCAGACGCTTTTACTTTAATGGAGCGTTTCCAAGAGAAATTAAGTGCATACGGAGAAACGAATATGAAACGTGCTGCTATCGAATTAGCAAAAGATTGGAGAACGGACCGTTACCTTAGAAAATTAGAAGCAATGATGATCGTAGCAGACATCAACGATGTGTTGATTATCTCAGGTACAGGTGATGTTATCGAGCCTGACCACGATATCGCTGCAATTGGTTCTGGTAGTATGTATGCACAGTCAGCTGCTCTAGCACTTAAAAAACATGCTCCAGATTTATCTGCTGAAGAAATGGTAAGAGAAGGGTTGAGTATTGCTGCAGATATCTGTATTTATACGAACCACAATTTTGTGATTGAGTCGGTGAAGGAATAG